The DNA sequence CTCGTGTGCGCGTGAGAGCCGGCCGTCGTGGACGAGGCAGGCCTTGGCCGTGGTGCCGCCCATGTCGAACGAGAGGACGCGGTCCAGGCCCAGGCGCCGCGCCAGCACCTCGGCACCCATCGCGCCCGCCGCCGGCCCCGACTCCGCCACCCTGATGGGATACTCGGCAGCCAGAGCGCTCGAGGTCAGCCCGCCGTTCGAGAGGACGATGTAGAGGCGGCCCCCGAACCCGCGCTGCCGCAGTCGTTCCTCGACCTTTCCCAGGTAGGCCGCCATCAGCGGCTTGACGTAGGCGTTCGCGACCGCGGTCGACGTCCGCTCGTACTCGCCGATCTCGGGCAGGAGCTGGCTGGACACGGTCAGGGCGACGTCAGGGAGCGCCGCCCGGAGCACGTCGGCGGCAAGCTGCTCGTGGGTCGGGTTCGTATACGAGTGCAGGAACGAGATCGCGACCGACGCGATGTTCTCCGCGCCGAGCTTCTCGATCGCCTCGTCAAGGCTCTCCGCCGCGAGGGGGACGTGGATCTCGCCGTCACTGAGGATCCGCTCGCGCACCTCGATCCGCCACCGCCGGGGGACCAGGGGCTTCGGGTAGGTGATGAAGATGTCGTGCATGTCATAGCGTCGCTCGCGAGCGATCTCGAGGATGTCGCGGAATCCGGCGGTCGTCAGGAGCGCGGTGCGGCTGCCCTTCCGCTCGATGATCGCGTTGCACGCGAGGGTCGTGGCGTGCAGGAGCACGGCGGTCCTGGCCGGGAGCCGTGGAATCGCCGAGACCAGCTCGTCCACGCCACGCAGGAAGCCTTCCGAGGGGTCCTGAGGGGTCGTGAGGAGCTTGAAGACCCGGAGGCCCGAGCCACCGGGGTCCCACACGACGATGTCGGTGAAGGTGCCGCCGATGTCGCATCCCACGACACACGGGTTGCCCTGGCCGTCGCCGATCGTCGCCACGGTTGTCACTCCTCCGCCGGGGTTGTTGGCACGGCGAGCGGCGGGGTCTTGCGTCGCAGAGCGCCTCCGTCGCCCTCGCTGAGCGGGAGCGAGACGGCGAGGGGACGGATCTCGCGCACGATGAGCGACGCGTACTGCGCCATGACCTCGCGGGTGAAGCGCGACTCCGGCCCGTGAACGCTGAGGGCCGCGACGACGGACCCGCTGACGTCGGACACCGGCACGCTCACCGCGAAGGCGCCCGAGATGTACTCCCCGAACGACGTTGCGTAGCCATCGGACCGGATCCGGTCGAGCTCTTCGCGCAGCCGGACGAGGGAGAGCTCGACGCCGTCCTCCGCCGCTTTCCGCGCGAGCCCCTCCAGCACGCTGGTCTGTTCCGGCTCGGGGATGAAGGCGAGCAGGACCTTGCTCGGCGCGCCGACGTGCAGGGGTGCGCGCGTGCCGATGCCGGCCCGGTAGCCGATCGG is a window from the Candidatus Rokuibacteriota bacterium genome containing:
- a CDS encoding IclR family transcriptional regulator; amino-acid sequence: MKPINPRTVRAVDRAIDILVTLGDRDFRLVELSERLHLHKATVSRLLETMGRAGMVTRTGSGGYSVGARMVLLAGQLLRRHRHIAEALRDPLHRIWKQTAETVALHVRVGLERLCVAELETLQPIGYRAGIGTRAPLHVGAPSKVLLAFIPEPEQTSVLEGLARKAAEDGVELSLVRLREELDRIRSDGYATSFGEYISGAFAVSVPVSDVSGSVVAALSVHGPESRFTREVMAQYASLIVREIRPLAVSLPLSEGDGGALRRKTPPLAVPTTPAEE